In Streptomyces asoensis, a single genomic region encodes these proteins:
- a CDS encoding sigma-70 family RNA polymerase sigma factor, with protein MTQEELRPSGNPRAPEKLPLDFSAFHQMYRPLYVREAERCLRCRADAEEAVDEAFVQLARQWPRILRAENPAAYAWRVMKNRVIDHARARGRRATLMDTAVFETVTLQGAEDAFEVIEQNLRLFRAISALPERQRDVIRLRYCEGCSTADVAFQLGITEAGVRSTERHAKRRLREIYASCAEEEGERS; from the coding sequence GTGACCCAGGAGGAGCTGCGCCCCTCGGGAAACCCGCGGGCACCGGAGAAGCTGCCGTTGGACTTCAGCGCGTTCCACCAGATGTACCGCCCCCTCTACGTCCGTGAGGCGGAGCGCTGTCTGCGCTGCCGGGCGGACGCCGAGGAGGCCGTGGACGAGGCGTTCGTCCAGCTCGCCCGGCAGTGGCCGCGGATACTGCGGGCCGAGAACCCGGCGGCGTACGCCTGGCGGGTCATGAAGAACCGGGTCATCGACCACGCCCGGGCCCGCGGGCGGCGCGCCACGCTGATGGACACGGCCGTCTTCGAGACGGTCACCCTCCAGGGCGCGGAGGACGCCTTCGAGGTGATCGAGCAGAACCTCCGGCTGTTCCGGGCGATCTCGGCGCTCCCCGAGCGCCAGCGGGACGTCATCCGGCTGCGGTACTGCGAAGGGTGCAGTACCGCCGACGTGGCGTTCCAGCTGGGGATCACCGAAGCCGGGGTGCGGTCCACCGAACGCCACGCCAAACGCCGTCTGCGGGAGATCTACGCCTCGTGCGCCGAGGAGGAGGGGGAGCGGTCATGA
- a CDS encoding nuclear transport factor 2 family protein has translation MSAHTDRYENAVARYFEAWNAPGAEALAKAVAAAWAVDGGYTDPLAEVRGHEHIAALITAARAQFPGFAFRLTGAVDGHHDTARFSWELVSEAEDSSAGGVSAPVAGSDVITLDAQDRITSVLGFLDRVPA, from the coding sequence ATGTCCGCGCACACCGACCGTTACGAGAACGCCGTCGCCCGCTACTTCGAGGCGTGGAACGCGCCCGGAGCCGAAGCCTTGGCCAAGGCTGTTGCCGCGGCCTGGGCGGTGGACGGCGGCTACACCGACCCGCTGGCCGAGGTGCGGGGCCACGAGCACATCGCGGCCCTGATCACGGCGGCGCGGGCGCAGTTCCCGGGCTTCGCCTTCCGCCTGACCGGCGCGGTCGACGGGCACCACGACACGGCCCGCTTCTCCTGGGAGCTGGTGAGCGAGGCCGAGGACAGCTCCGCGGGGGGCGTTTCGGCACCGGTGGCCGGATCCGACGTGATCACCCTGGACGCCCAGGACCGCATCACGTCCGTCCTCGGATTTCTCGACCGGGTGCCCGCCTGA
- a CDS encoding aldehyde dehydrogenase family protein translates to MTTAAPEQPADVVNRLRATFRTGRTKPMAWRTGQLHRLRELLTERGADVAAALHTDLGKSSTEAYRTEIDFTVREIDHTLEHLDAWLRPESEPVPVHLGADARAWTQIDPLGVVLVIAPWNYPAQLLLAPLVGALAAGNAVVVKPSELAPATSAALARLLPEYLDTDAVAVVEGGIPETTALLAERFDHIFYTGNGTVGRVVMRAAAEHLTPVTLELGGKSPAFVDRDADLAVVADRLARGKFLNAGQTCVAPDYVLTDPGTAAALEPLLARAVETLYGTDPQTSAEYGRIVNERHYDRLSGLLDSGRVVVGGEGDRADKYLAPTVLADVDPGSPVMQEEIFGPILPIVTVDGLDEAIGFVNDRDKPLALYVFTESEETRARIAAETSSGGLGYGLPLAHLTVSDLPFGGVGESGMGSYHGRWSIETFGHRKAVLEKPLH, encoded by the coding sequence GTGACCACCGCCGCTCCCGAGCAGCCCGCCGACGTCGTGAACCGACTGCGCGCCACGTTCCGCACCGGCCGCACCAAGCCCATGGCCTGGCGCACCGGACAGCTGCACCGCCTGCGTGAGCTGCTCACCGAACGGGGCGCCGACGTGGCCGCCGCCCTCCACACCGACCTGGGCAAGAGCTCCACCGAGGCGTACCGCACCGAGATCGACTTCACCGTCCGGGAGATCGACCACACCCTCGAGCACCTGGACGCCTGGCTGCGTCCCGAGTCCGAGCCGGTCCCCGTCCACCTGGGCGCCGACGCGCGCGCCTGGACGCAGATCGACCCGCTCGGCGTCGTCCTCGTCATCGCGCCCTGGAACTACCCCGCCCAGCTCCTGCTCGCCCCGCTGGTCGGCGCCCTCGCCGCGGGCAACGCGGTCGTCGTCAAGCCCAGCGAACTGGCTCCGGCCACCTCCGCGGCGCTGGCCCGTCTGCTGCCGGAGTACCTCGACACCGACGCGGTCGCCGTCGTCGAGGGCGGGATCCCGGAGACCACGGCCCTGCTGGCCGAGCGCTTCGACCACATCTTCTACACCGGCAACGGCACCGTCGGCCGGGTCGTGATGCGTGCCGCGGCCGAGCACCTGACCCCGGTCACCCTCGAACTGGGCGGAAAGTCACCGGCGTTCGTCGACCGCGACGCCGATCTCGCCGTCGTCGCGGACCGGTTGGCGCGCGGCAAGTTCCTCAACGCCGGCCAGACCTGTGTCGCCCCCGACTACGTCCTCACCGACCCCGGGACGGCCGCGGCCCTCGAACCCCTGCTGGCCCGCGCGGTCGAGACGCTCTACGGCACCGACCCGCAGACCTCCGCCGAGTACGGCCGCATCGTCAACGAGCGTCACTACGACCGGCTGAGCGGCCTGCTGGACTCAGGCCGGGTCGTGGTCGGCGGCGAGGGCGACCGCGCGGACAAGTACCTCGCGCCGACCGTGCTCGCCGACGTCGACCCCGGGTCGCCCGTCATGCAGGAGGAGATCTTCGGGCCGATCCTGCCGATCGTCACCGTGGACGGCCTGGACGAGGCGATCGGCTTCGTCAACGACCGTGACAAGCCCCTCGCCCTGTACGTCTTCACCGAGTCCGAGGAGACCCGCGCCCGCATCGCCGCCGAGACCTCCTCCGGCGGGCTCGGCTACGGACTGCCGCTGGCCCATCTCACCGTTTCCGACCTGCCGTTCGGCGGGGTGGGCGAGAGCGGTATGGGCAGCTACCACGGCCGCTGGTCCATCGAGACGTTCGGTCACCGCAAGGCGGTGCTGGAGAAGCCGCTGCACTGA
- a CDS encoding LysR substrate-binding domain-containing protein produces MELRHLQHFVAVAEDQHFTRAAERLMVSQSGLSASIRALERELRAPLFVRTTRRVTLTEAGRALLCEAERVLAQVRAAHEAVAAVQGVVRGTLSVGTEQCIAGVHVAGLLASFRRRHPDVEIRLRQTGSGALGEEVAAGRLDLAFAYRTQTDTEQLRCAPLAGEPMYVLCHPEHRLAAVPGALTPQDVAGEVFVDFHPDWGPRRVTDAAFAEAGVRRTVALEVNDVHSLLDLVDENLGVAVVPRHFRHKREALTALPLEGTGEAVYETVALLPPVRATSPAARALMALLETGSG; encoded by the coding sequence ATGGAACTGCGCCATCTCCAGCACTTCGTCGCGGTCGCAGAGGACCAGCACTTCACCCGGGCCGCGGAACGCCTGATGGTGTCCCAGTCGGGCCTGTCGGCGTCGATCCGGGCACTGGAGCGTGAACTGCGCGCGCCGCTGTTCGTGCGGACCACCCGGCGGGTGACGCTGACCGAGGCGGGCCGGGCGCTGCTCTGCGAGGCGGAGCGCGTCCTCGCGCAGGTCCGGGCGGCCCACGAGGCGGTGGCCGCCGTCCAGGGAGTGGTGCGCGGCACGCTGTCCGTCGGCACCGAGCAGTGCATCGCCGGAGTGCATGTGGCGGGGCTCCTCGCCTCGTTCCGGCGGCGGCACCCGGACGTGGAGATCCGGCTGCGGCAGACCGGTTCGGGCGCGCTCGGCGAGGAGGTGGCGGCCGGCCGGCTCGACCTGGCGTTCGCCTACCGGACCCAGACGGACACCGAACAGCTCCGCTGCGCGCCGCTGGCCGGCGAGCCGATGTACGTCCTGTGCCATCCCGAGCACCGGCTGGCCGCGGTGCCGGGGGCCCTGACGCCGCAGGACGTCGCGGGCGAGGTGTTCGTCGACTTCCACCCCGACTGGGGCCCGCGCCGGGTCACCGACGCCGCGTTCGCCGAGGCGGGGGTGCGGCGCACGGTCGCCCTCGAGGTCAACGACGTGCACAGCCTGCTGGACCTGGTGGACGAGAACCTCGGCGTCGCCGTCGTGCCGCGCCACTTCCGGCACAAGCGCGAGGCGCTCACCGCGCTGCCCCTCGAAGGGACGGGCGAGGCGGTGTACGAGACGGTCGCGCTGCTGCCGCCGGTCCGGGCCACCAGTCCGGCGGCCCGGGCGCTGATGGCGCTGCTGGAAACGGGGAGCGGCTGA
- a CDS encoding adenosine deaminase: MTAPRIDTDTLRRLPKAVLHDHLDGGLRPATVVELADAVGHKLPTTDPGELAAWYFEAANSGDLVRYIATFEHTLAVMQTREGLLRTAEEYVLDLAADGVVYGEVRYAPELNVNGGLSLAEVVETVQEGLAAGMAKAAAAGTPVRVGTLLCGMRMFDRVREAADLAVAFRDAGVVGFDIAGAEDGFPPADHLAAFEHLRRENVPFTIHAGEAHGLPSIHQALQVCGAQRIGHGVRITDDIVDGKLGRLAGWVRDRRVALEMCPTSNLQTGAATSIAEHPITALKDLGFRVTLNTDNRLVSGTTMTREMSLLVEEAGWTVEDLRTVTVNALKSAFVPFDERNALIEDVVLPGYAAAL, from the coding sequence ATGACCGCGCCCCGCATCGACACCGACACGCTCCGCCGACTCCCCAAGGCCGTCCTGCACGACCACCTCGACGGCGGCCTGCGCCCCGCCACCGTCGTGGAACTCGCGGACGCGGTCGGCCACAAGCTCCCCACCACCGACCCCGGGGAACTGGCCGCCTGGTACTTCGAGGCCGCCAACTCGGGCGACCTGGTGCGATACATAGCCACCTTCGAGCACACCCTCGCCGTGATGCAGACCCGCGAGGGCCTGCTGCGCACGGCGGAGGAGTACGTCCTCGACCTGGCGGCCGACGGCGTCGTGTACGGCGAGGTCCGCTACGCCCCCGAGCTGAACGTCAACGGCGGGCTGAGCCTCGCCGAGGTCGTGGAGACCGTCCAGGAGGGTCTCGCCGCCGGCATGGCGAAGGCGGCGGCGGCCGGGACGCCGGTCCGGGTCGGCACGCTGCTGTGCGGCATGCGGATGTTCGACCGCGTGCGCGAGGCGGCGGACCTCGCGGTCGCCTTCCGGGACGCGGGCGTCGTCGGCTTCGACATCGCCGGCGCCGAGGACGGCTTCCCGCCCGCCGACCACCTCGCCGCCTTCGAGCACCTGCGCCGCGAGAACGTCCCGTTCACCATCCACGCGGGCGAGGCGCACGGCCTGCCCAGCATCCACCAGGCCCTCCAGGTCTGCGGCGCGCAGCGCATCGGCCACGGCGTGCGCATCACCGACGACATCGTGGACGGCAAGCTCGGCAGGCTCGCGGGCTGGGTCCGCGACCGCCGCGTCGCCCTGGAGATGTGCCCGACCTCCAACCTCCAGACCGGCGCCGCCACGTCGATCGCCGAGCACCCGATCACCGCGCTGAAGGACCTCGGCTTCCGCGTCACCCTCAACACCGACAACCGCCTGGTCTCCGGCACCACGATGACCCGCGAGATGTCGCTGCTGGTCGAGGAGGCGGGCTGGACCGTCGAGGACCTGCGCACCGTCACGGTGAACGCCCTCAAGAGCGCGTTCGTGCCGTTCGACGAGCGCAACGCCCTCATCGAGGACGTCGTCCTGCCCGGTTACGCCGCCGCGCTCTGA
- the mgrA gene encoding L-glyceraldehyde 3-phosphate reductase, with amino-acid sequence MYTAHPDRYADMPYRRTGRSGLKLPALSLGLWHNFGPDRPVETQRAILRRAFDLGITHFDLANNYGPPPGAAESALGEALRTDFASYRDELVVSTKAGYLMWPGPYGEWGSRKYLLSSLDQSLTRMGLDYVDVFYSHRPDPETPLEETMGALHTAVQQGKALYVGVSNYSAEQTREAARILSELGTPLLIHQPRYSMLDRRPESEGLLDALDELQVGSIVFSPLEQGLLTGRYLDGIPEDSRAASDSPFLNSDALTEELVGKLRALDDIATARGQSLAQLALAWVLRGGRVTSALVGASSARQIEDSVGALANLDFEDEELARIDAVING; translated from the coding sequence TTGTACACCGCACACCCCGACCGCTACGCGGACATGCCCTACCGGCGCACCGGACGCAGCGGCCTGAAGCTTCCCGCGCTGTCGCTCGGACTGTGGCACAACTTCGGGCCGGACCGTCCGGTCGAGACGCAGCGCGCCATCCTGCGCCGCGCCTTCGACCTCGGCATCACCCACTTCGACCTGGCCAACAACTACGGCCCACCGCCCGGCGCCGCCGAGTCCGCGCTGGGCGAGGCGCTGAGGACGGACTTCGCGTCGTACCGCGACGAGCTGGTCGTCTCGACGAAGGCCGGCTATCTGATGTGGCCCGGCCCCTACGGCGAGTGGGGTTCGCGCAAGTACCTGCTGTCCTCGCTCGACCAGAGCCTGACCCGGATGGGCCTGGACTACGTCGACGTCTTCTACTCGCACCGCCCCGACCCGGAGACTCCGCTCGAGGAGACCATGGGCGCCCTGCACACCGCCGTCCAGCAGGGCAAGGCGCTCTACGTCGGCGTCTCCAACTACTCGGCCGAGCAGACCCGGGAGGCGGCACGCATCCTGAGCGAGCTGGGCACCCCGCTGCTCATCCACCAGCCGCGCTACTCGATGCTCGACCGCCGCCCCGAGAGCGAGGGCCTGCTCGACGCCCTGGACGAGCTCCAGGTCGGCTCGATCGTGTTCTCGCCGCTGGAGCAGGGTCTGCTGACCGGCCGCTACCTGGACGGCATCCCGGAGGACTCGCGGGCGGCGAGCGACAGCCCCTTCCTGAACTCCGACGCGCTGACCGAGGAGCTCGTGGGCAAGCTGCGCGCCCTCGACGACATCGCCACCGCGCGTGGTCAGTCCCTCGCCCAGCTCGCGCTGGCCTGGGTGCTGCGCGGCGGACGGGTGACGTCCGCGCTGGTGGGCGCGAGCAGTGCCCGGCAGATCGAGGACAGCGTCGGCGCCCTGGCCAACCTGGACTTCGAGGACGAGGAGCTGGCCCGGATCGACGCGGTGATCAACGGCTGA
- a CDS encoding mycothiol transferase, which produces MHAKDILIDGYDRIREEVHAAVEGLGPDELAARPAAGANSIAWLVWHLTRVQDDHLADAFGLDQVWTAQDWEKRFGLDLPRRDTGYGHDAGQVAEVRVDDGGLLTGYHDAVHAQSLTALRALTAADLERVVDERWDPPVTLGVRLVSVLSDDLQHVGQAAYVRGLLQSAAA; this is translated from the coding sequence ATGCATGCCAAGGACATCCTCATCGACGGGTACGACCGCATCCGGGAAGAGGTCCACGCGGCCGTCGAGGGCCTCGGCCCCGACGAGCTCGCCGCCCGGCCCGCCGCCGGGGCCAACTCGATCGCCTGGCTCGTCTGGCATCTCACCCGCGTCCAGGACGACCACCTCGCCGACGCCTTCGGGCTGGACCAGGTGTGGACCGCCCAGGACTGGGAGAAGCGGTTCGGCCTCGATCTGCCGCGCCGTGACACCGGGTACGGACACGACGCCGGGCAGGTCGCCGAGGTCCGCGTCGACGACGGCGGCCTGCTGACCGGGTACCACGACGCCGTGCACGCGCAGAGCCTCACGGCGCTGCGCGCGCTGACGGCGGCGGATCTCGAACGCGTCGTCGACGAGCGCTGGGATCCGCCGGTGACCCTTGGCGTACGGCTGGTCAGCGTCCTGTCCGACGACCTCCAGCACGTCGGACAGGCCGCCTATGTCCGCGGGCTGCTTCAGAGCGCGGCGGCGTAA
- a CDS encoding VOC family protein — protein MSRIALVTLVVDDYDEAIRFYTEALGFRLVEDEPRPDGARWVVVGPAGHQDGTGLLLARAKGDAQRARVGDQTGGRVGFFLHTEDFAGDHARMLAAGVTFLEEPRHEAYGSVAVFQDLYGNRWDLLQPATI, from the coding sequence ATGAGTCGTATCGCCCTGGTCACGCTTGTCGTCGACGACTACGACGAGGCGATCCGCTTCTACACCGAGGCGCTCGGCTTCCGGCTCGTCGAGGACGAGCCCCGGCCCGACGGCGCCCGCTGGGTCGTCGTGGGGCCCGCGGGCCACCAGGACGGCACCGGGCTGCTGCTCGCCCGGGCCAAGGGGGACGCCCAGCGCGCCCGGGTCGGCGACCAGACCGGCGGCCGTGTCGGGTTCTTCCTGCACACCGAGGACTTCGCCGGCGACCACGCCCGCATGCTCGCGGCCGGCGTGACCTTCCTGGAGGAGCCCCGCCACGAGGCCTACGGCTCCGTCGCGGTCTTCCAGGACCTGTACGGAAACCGCTGGGACCTGCTCCAGCCCGCCACCATCTGA